The genome window GGTCATTCCGTCGACCCGCCGGGACAGCAGACCGTTGACGAAGTGAGTGACGCCGAAGCACAGGGCCGACGCCAGGGCCAGGAACTCACCCAAGGCACGCACCGCCCGCGCCCTGCCGAATCGGCTGGCAGTTCGGTGGGCAGGTCGGTGGGCAAGCCGACCGGGTTGCTTGAGCCGAGAACATGGGAGGCCGCGTACCCGCGTACCTCGTGACGATGCGGCGCCCTGGACACCGCACACTGCGCACGGCGGATCCCTGACGCCGGAGGGTGCCGGAGCAGATCAGCCTCGGCCGTCAAGGTTCTCCCCTTGATGACGGCAACCGCCGTGACAGCCGGTCGACGCCTTCCCGCGGCCGGATCGGTGCGGGGGTGTCTCCGAGGCGGTGTCGGGCAGCGCGGCCAGCGCGTCGCCGAGGGTGTCGAGGAGCCGGACGCCGACGACGCTCTCGTGCTCCAGCACCGCTCTCATCGCGGGGTTCGCGCCGACCACCAGCACGGGGGAGTGCGCGAGGTGCTCGGTGGCTGTCCGGAGGGTCCGGCGGACCGCGGCGCCGAACGGCTGGACGTCGGTCATGTCCAGCACCAGCCGCTGCCCGTCCCGGGCGGCCTCATCGAGGTACCGGCCGAGCTCCCGCGCCAGATCGGGGCACGTGTCGGGGTCGAGAACGCCGGACAGGCACACCACGGTCGCTACACCGGTGGCCGTTCGTACCGTCAGGAGTGGCCTCGTGATCATCTGTCTCGCTCCAGCGACCGGGCGTCGTTTCCGACGAACCTGCTCCGGCCGCACGGCGGCGACCGGGCGGTCGCTGCCTGACCGCGCTCATCCACCTTCCCCCCCCATTGTTGAGCCTATGCAACAACGCACTGTGTGCAGTCGAACACGTTCCATCACATCCCGCGATGCGTGCCCGTGTCTGTGCCGGCCTCCGTCTCCGTGGACGGGCCGGCGAAGTCGATCTCCTTCGCCGGGACGATCCGGGCGCCCATGTTGCGTTCCATCATCTCCAGGGCGGCGGACTCCAGATGGGGGTGGATGGACGCGACGGTGTCCCTGGGCACGGTGACCCGCAGATGGCGGATGTGGGCGTCCAGGGCGGAGTAGAGGACACACTGCTCCGTGACCTGTCCGCTCAGCACCACGTGTCCGACTCCCCACCGCCACAGCAGGTAGGCCAGAGGGGTCTCGTAGAAGGCGGAATGGCGGGCCTTGACCACGAAGAGCGACTCGTCGTCGGGCCGTATCGGCTCGATCAGGTCGGCGTGCGGTCGGGTCAGCACGTCGGGCCGTATCGGCTCGATCAGGTCGGCGTGCGGTCGGGTCAGCGCGAGGTCCACGAGTTCGCCGTGATGGGAGCGCCACGAGCCGAAGTTGTCGTTCGCGTAGATCACCGGTACGTCGGCCCGGCGGGCCCGGCCGATCAGTTCCGCGAGCACGGGAACGACCTCCCGGACGGACGGCACGAGCAGCTCGGCGTCCTCGTGGTCGTAGGTGTTGATCATGTCGATCACGACGAGAGCGAGCCCCGCCGGGTCGGCGGACGGGTCTGTGCCCTCGCCGCGTCCCTCCGGCCCCCTCGGCCGGCCGCGCACAGGCTCGTCACCCCGAGTGCCGCCGGGGCGGGGGGTCCTGGGGGTCGACGCCGGTCTCGGCGGAGGCGTCCCTGGTGCCGCTGGGGCGCCGGGAGCGGCCCTTGGGCCCGGTGTCCCGCCGGCCTTCCTCCTCCGTGTGCGCGTACTCCTCGCCGCGGGCGCCGGTGCTCTTCACCGTGTCACCCGGTACGGCCTTCGACTCCTCCTTCGACCTCGTCCGTCCCGGTCCCTTCCCGCCGCCGTGCTCGGCGGTGTGGAAGGACCTGTGGGCGCTCGGGTTGTCCTGCTGTCGGGTCTCGTCCACGTCGGGAGACCAGCCGTGCTGCTCGGTGCCCTGGTGACGGCTGGGGCCCCGGCCGTGCGACGGTTCGGACGAGTGCGGCTTCTTCGTCATGGGGCGACCTGCTTTCGGTGCGGGCGACGCGTGTGTGCGTCGCCGTGGGGGTGCCTCGTTACTGGTCGGGGATATCGCGTTCCTCCAATGGGTGTAGGGCGGGGCCCTGGAGGATCCGTCCGTCCGGGGCGAAGCGGGAGCCGTGGCACGGGCATTCCCAGGCCTGCTCCGCGTCGTTGAACGCCACGAGACAGCCGAGGTGGGTGCAGCGTGCCGACACCGATTGGAGCGTTCCGTGCTCGTCCCGGTGGAGGGCGTAGTGCCGTCCGCCCCGGCGCACCACCGCGCCGTGGCCCGGCGGGATGTCGTCCGGCGCGGGTGACGTGACGGCCGGCAGCCGGTCGCCGACGAAGTGCCGGGCCACGGCGGCCTGGTGCTTCAGGAACGACGTTCCTTCGCGGACCACGGAAGCCAGTCGGCGCGGGTCGTAGAGACGGTGCCAGGCGGGCGGACGGCCGTTGATCAGATCGCTGAGCAGACGGCCCGCCATGATGCCGCCGCTCAGGCCCCAGCCGCCGAAGCCGGTGGCCACATAGGCGTGCCTGCTGCCGGGACGCAGTGGGCCGACCAGAGGTACGGAGTCGGTGGCGTCGTTGTCCTGGGCGGCCCAGCGGTGGGTGAAGGCGAGCCCGCCGAAGCGGTCGTCGGCCCAGCCGGACAGCCGGGCGAACCTCTCCTCGACATCGGCGGTACCGGGGACGAAGTGCTCCCCGGTGACGATCAGCAGCCGTTCACCGTCGCGGTACGGGGCGCTGCGCACAGAGCGTGTCGACAGCTCCGGCGTGATGTACATGTCGCGCGGGGCACGCTCCTCCGCGACGGGCGCGGCCACCACGAGTTCCCGGAGTGAGCTGAGCCGTGTGAACAGCAGGGCCCGGTCGAAGACCGGGTAGTGCGTGGCGATCACGACATCGTCGGCGCGGATCGCGACACCGGAATCCGTCCGCAGGGTGCACGGCTCGCCCTCGGTGAGGCCGACGACGCGCGTTCCCTCGTACACCGTGCCGCCTCGGCGGCACAGGTCGTCGGCGAGCGCCAGCAGGTACTTACGGGGGTGGAACTGTGCCTGCCCGCTCACCCGGACCGCCCCGGCGACCGGGAACGGCAGCTCCGTCCCGGTCACGAACTCGGCCGGCAGCCCCGCCTTCCGCGCGGCGGCTGCCTCCGCCCGCAGGGCGTCCACGTGCCGTGGGTCCTCCGCGTAGGTGCAGGCCGCCGCCTCCTCCCAGTCGCAGTCGATACCGAGTTCCTCGACGATCTCGCGGGCGTGCCGGATCGCTGCGCTCTGCGAGGCGGCGTACAGCCGTGCGCCCTCGGGGCCGCGGGTGCGGCGCAGGTGGTCGTAGACCAGGGTATGCAGGGCGGTCAGTTTGGCGGTGGTGTGGCCGGTGACCCCGGCGGCTACCCGGTCGGCCTCCAGTACCGCCACCTCACGCCCCTGCCGAACCAGCTCCCAGGCGGTACTGAGCCCGGCGACACCCCCGCCGATCACGGCGACTTCCACGCTGAGGTCCCCCGGCGGCGGGGGAGCGGGGGCGCCGGGCGGTGCGGTCTGCAGCCAGTAGGAGCCCTGGAGCCCGATCTCGGTGTTCATGGGGGTCGAGTGCCCAAACCGATGCGCGATACGCCCCGGTATGTAGGTTTTCGTTCTAACCTTCCCGATCTTCATTCCGCAACGGTGTCCATGGGCCTGTTCGCCCCGTTTCTTTGCACTGGCGTCCGCTGTCCACCATGTACCTGGGTGTCTGACCGGGAACGCCGGTGCGATCAGGGCGGGCATCGTCGTGCCGCACGCCGAGGAACTGTGGCGCTGCCTGCGCAATGAGCCATGTGCAGGTCGGATCCGCTGCAGGTTGATCGGAAGCCGATAGTGTGGAGCGAGCCGGAGTCGGGTCGTTCAAGGGGGTTGAGTGGAAGCGGAGTTGATGCGGCTGGCCGCGTCCGTTGCGACGGCCGTGGCGGGGACGATCGGTACCGACGCGTATACCGCGCTCAGGGCCCGGGTGGGTGCGCTCTTCAGGCGGGGCAGGCAGGAGCAGGAAGACTCCTTCCTCGGTGAACTGGAAGAGCGCCGCAACGATCTGACCCTGGCTCGGGACAGGGGTGACGAGGCCCGTGTGGCGGAACTGGTGCCGCAGGTCGAGGAGCTGCTGCGCGGCGAACTGCGCAGGCTTCTGGAGGAACAGCCTTCCCTGGCAGGAGAGTTGAGGGACCTGCACAGCGAGGTGAGGAACATTGTCACCAACGGCACGGTGGTGGTGGGAGACGGTGCGCATGTATCGAATGTGCACCACCACCACTACTACAGCGGCAGTCCGGCAATTCCTCGACAGGCCCTTCCGAGCGACTCGGTGCCGTCGCCCCGCATCGCTCTGTGGCCGATGGAGCACTACGAGAACAATGACAGCCTGCTACGGCGAATGGACGCCGTATGGGCTCAAGGTCAGGCCGCCGGGGTTGCCGCGACCATGTATGTGCAGGGTGTGCCGGGTAGCGGAACATCGGCTGTGGCCCGTAGGTGGCTGCACCATCACCAGGACGAACTGACGGGACCTCAACTCGAAGCGTCGCTGGGCAGAGATCCCTGGGGCAACCTGCCGGAGCCCTCGGCGATCCTGGAACGCTGGTTCCGCGAGCTGGGAGTTCCGGCGGCGGACGTGCCCTCCGACCCCGGGGAACGGTCGGCCTACTTCCGCAGGCTCGCTTCGCGTGGTCCGATCGTCGTGCTGCTTGAGGATGTCGCGGTCGCCTCCCAGGTCGAACCGCTGCTGCCGGGCACGCCGGGCAGCGTGGCCCTCATCACCAGCCACTCCCGTCTGCCCCGACTGGTCCGCACCGTCGGCGCCGAACCGTTCGAGATGAAGCCGCTGGGCCGGATGCACAGCCGGAAGCTGCTCGTCAATGTCGGCAGGATCCGAGGCGACGCGACGGCGTACGAGAAGGAACTGGACCTGATCGCCGACGGGTGCGGGGACCTTCCCCTCCCGCTGTGCATCGCGGGGGCGCAACTGGCACTCGGCCACGCGGGCAGGGTGCGCGAGCTGGCGACAGAACTGTCCGACCGCACGACCAGGCTGGAAACGCTCAACATGGACGACGAGATCTCCGCCGCTCTGGATCCCGGCTATCGCGGTCTCGCCCCGGACGCCGCGCGTCTCTACCGTTGCATCGGCCTCCACCCCACCGAAACGTTCGAGACGGACGTCGTACGGGCCATGCTCCCGGACCTGGACACCACCGCCCGGAACAAGGCCCTTCGACAACTCACCGCCGCGAACCTGACAGAGCCGGACGGGGACGGCTACCGGGTACGTCACCACCTCATCCACGACCATGCGCTCACGTGTGCTGTCGCCGACGAACCGGCCGAGGTCCGTGAAGCGGTGCTGGACCGGATCATCGCGCATTACCTGGAGTTCGCCGAACGCGCGGAGGCGGCCCTGTCCTCCCGCCATCGGTACGACCCGTCGGGTACGTACGCGGC of Streptomyces phaeolivaceus contains these proteins:
- a CDS encoding cysteine hydrolase family protein translates to MINTYDHEDAELLVPSVREVVPVLAELIGRARRADVPVIYANDNFGSWRSHHGELVDLALTRPHADLIEPIRPDVLTRPHADLIEPIRPDDESLFVVKARHSAFYETPLAYLLWRWGVGHVVLSGQVTEQCVLYSALDAHIRHLRVTVPRDTVASIHPHLESAALEMMERNMGARIVPAKEIDFAGPSTETEAGTDTGTHRGM
- a CDS encoding FAD-dependent oxidoreductase, which translates into the protein MNTEIGLQGSYWLQTAPPGAPAPPPPGDLSVEVAVIGGGVAGLSTAWELVRQGREVAVLEADRVAAGVTGHTTAKLTALHTLVYDHLRRTRGPEGARLYAASQSAAIRHAREIVEELGIDCDWEEAAACTYAEDPRHVDALRAEAAAARKAGLPAEFVTGTELPFPVAGAVRVSGQAQFHPRKYLLALADDLCRRGGTVYEGTRVVGLTEGEPCTLRTDSGVAIRADDVVIATHYPVFDRALLFTRLSSLRELVVAAPVAEERAPRDMYITPELSTRSVRSAPYRDGERLLIVTGEHFVPGTADVEERFARLSGWADDRFGGLAFTHRWAAQDNDATDSVPLVGPLRPGSRHAYVATGFGGWGLSGGIMAGRLLSDLINGRPPAWHRLYDPRRLASVVREGTSFLKHQAAVARHFVGDRLPAVTSPAPDDIPPGHGAVVRRGGRHYALHRDEHGTLQSVSARCTHLGCLVAFNDAEQAWECPCHGSRFAPDGRILQGPALHPLEERDIPDQ
- a CDS encoding STAS domain-containing protein, which produces MITRPLLTVRTATGVATVVCLSGVLDPDTCPDLARELGRYLDEAARDGQRLVLDMTDVQPFGAAVRRTLRTATEHLAHSPVLVVGANPAMRAVLEHESVVGVRLLDTLGDALAALPDTASETPPHRSGRGKASTGCHGGCRHQGENLDGRG
- a CDS encoding tetratricopeptide repeat protein translates to MEAELMRLAASVATAVAGTIGTDAYTALRARVGALFRRGRQEQEDSFLGELEERRNDLTLARDRGDEARVAELVPQVEELLRGELRRLLEEQPSLAGELRDLHSEVRNIVTNGTVVVGDGAHVSNVHHHHYYSGSPAIPRQALPSDSVPSPRIALWPMEHYENNDSLLRRMDAVWAQGQAAGVAATMYVQGVPGSGTSAVARRWLHHHQDELTGPQLEASLGRDPWGNLPEPSAILERWFRELGVPAADVPSDPGERSAYFRRLASRGPIVVLLEDVAVASQVEPLLPGTPGSVALITSHSRLPRLVRTVGAEPFEMKPLGRMHSRKLLVNVGRIRGDATAYEKELDLIADGCGDLPLPLCIAGAQLALGHAGRVRELATELSDRTTRLETLNMDDEISAALDPGYRGLAPDAARLYRCIGLHPTETFETDVVRAMLPDLDTTARNKALRQLTAANLTEPDGDGYRVRHHLIHDHALTCAVADEPAEVREAVLDRIIAHYLEFAERAEAALSSRHRYDPSGTYAAYAPTGSVDVPEVIASLERRLESLENAVRLAHEKGRHEQTWRLAQGLHTFHLRCGLHSPWITTHELALLSAHECRDPMAIARMHFELGFAHLERWSTRQGDPRTAREHFESALDLVRPADGNATEGRQRTESSALEGLGLLERKLGNPAAALEYYDLGLAALNGIDHKRGRALFALHRGVACTDLRRHDEAAQELRSARAQFEDMPVPDPYNAARALTRYAEDRNAAGQLDVAVTALGDAIEIMTVNGPAYQRAGILLFRGDLLSRQGAHAQAVLDWVTAGDLYREVNSLRAQEADQRLADASGVGYGDGSQGVDDE